Genomic DNA from Acuticoccus sp. MNP-M23:
CGTCAATCACGCCCGCGCCCTCGGCGATGCCGTGGAATCGGTCCAGAGCCTGCGTGACGGGACGCTTGGCTTCGTCACCGTCTCCGCGTCGAACCTGTCGCAGATCGACAAGCGGATGGACATGTTCTCGCTGCCGTTCCTTTTCAAGAACGCGGACCACTACTGGAACTACCTGACCTCCGCCAATGCCGACGCCTTCGTCGAACCGCTGCAGAAAAAGGGCATCCGCGTTCTCGCCTTCATCGATTCGGGTGCGCGCAACTTCTTTGCCGACACCCCGATCCGTTCGCCGGACGACATCAAGGGCAAGAAGATCCGCGTGATGGCGTCCCCGGTGCAGGTGAAGATGATCGAGGCCATGGGCGGCACCGGCGTGCCGATCGCGTGGGGCGACCTTTACAACGCACTGCAGACCGGCGTTGTCGATGGGGCTGAAAACAACCACCCCTCCGTCTTCACGATGAAGTTCTTCGAGGTGTCGGACTACTACACGCTCGACGAACATGCCCGCATTCCGGACATGCTGCTCGTCTCCGAAGATGTCTACCAGAGCCTTTCGGATGAAGAGAAAGCCGCAGTCGACAAGGCCGCTGACGAGGCCGAAGCCTACATGCGCGGCGCCTGGGCGGCGTCTTCGCAGATGTCTCTCGACCAGCTGCGTCCGCTGTTCAGCGAAATTGTCGAGCCCGAGAAGCAGCCCTTCATCGACGCGGTGACGACGCTGCTGGAAGAAGAAGGCGAGGCGCTCGGCGTTGCGACCGAGGTCAACGCCCTCCTGGAATCCGGCAAGAACTACTAAGCCCTACCCGAACGGACGGACGCGCACGATGGCGCTCTTCAATCGCTTGGTCGATGCCGTGGTCTGGCTGGTGCGCGCTGTCGCACTGTGCCAGGCCGCGGCGCTGTTCCTGATCGTCATCGTC
This window encodes:
- a CDS encoding TRAP transporter substrate-binding protein — its product is MRLTRTFAVAGLLLATLSTANAERTLKLNGVQPPSHPASMTHEFFADRVETLTDGSLKIDVNHARALGDAVESVQSLRDGTLGFVTVSASNLSQIDKRMDMFSLPFLFKNADHYWNYLTSANADAFVEPLQKKGIRVLAFIDSGARNFFADTPIRSPDDIKGKKIRVMASPVQVKMIEAMGGTGVPIAWGDLYNALQTGVVDGAENNHPSVFTMKFFEVSDYYTLDEHARIPDMLLVSEDVYQSLSDEEKAAVDKAADEAEAYMRGAWAASSQMSLDQLRPLFSEIVEPEKQPFIDAVTTLLEEEGEALGVATEVNALLESGKNY